The Aphelocoma coerulescens isolate FSJ_1873_10779 chromosome 2, UR_Acoe_1.0, whole genome shotgun sequence genome contains a region encoding:
- the LOC138106077 gene encoding microtubule nucleation factor SSNA1-like, with protein sequence MTQQGAVLQGYNNELVKCIEDLCMQKEELNKQIRQAEEEKNKLQHEIQVLSEQLECVCENLAQKVASRNELDKILAETEAAYMKILDSSRTLLNVLKKEVGSLKHSPDLKTNVT encoded by the coding sequence ATGACTCAGCAGGGAGCTGTTCTTCAGGGTTACAATAATGAACTAGTGAAATGCATTGAAGATTTATGTATGCAAAAAGAAGAACTGAACAAACAAATCCGGCaagcagaagaggaaaagaataaaCTCCAGCATGAAATTCAAGTTCTCAGTGAACAGTTGGAATGTGTATGTGAAAACCTGGCCCAAAAGGTGGCTTCACGGAATGAGCTTGATAAAATACTCGCTGAAACTGAAGCTGCTTACATGAAGATTTTGGATAGCTCTAGAACTTTACTTAATGTCCTGAAGAAGGAAGTGGGAAGCTTAAAGCATTCACCAGATCTGAAAACCAATGTAACGTGA